One region of Pogona vitticeps strain Pit_001003342236 chromosome 1, PviZW2.1, whole genome shotgun sequence genomic DNA includes:
- the UGP2 gene encoding UTP--glucose-1-phosphate uridylyltransferase isoform X2, with the protein MYYSKAMSQAGTSPFQEAIRQELEYSMKVELDKILATAPQNELEHTKKDLEGFKKLFHRFLQEKGPSVDWGKIQRPPEDSIQPYEKIKARGLPDNIASVLNKLVVVKLNGGLGTSMGCKGPKSLIGVRNENTFLDLTVQQIEHLNKTYNTDVPLVLMNSFNTDEDTKKILQKYSHSRVKIYTFNQSRYPRINKESLLPIAKDVSYSGENTEAWYPPGHGDIYASFYNSGLLDNFITEGKEYIFVSNIDNLGATVDLYILNHLMNPPNGKRCEFVMEVTNKTRADVKGGTLTQYENKLRLVEIAQVPKPHVDEFKSVSKFKIFNTNNLWISLSAIKRLQEQNAIDMEIIVNPKTLDGGLNVIQLETAVGAAIKSFENSLGINVPRSRFLPVKTTSDLLLVMSNLYSLNAGSLTMSEKREFPTVPLVKLGSSFTKVQDYLRRFESIPDMLELDHLTVSGDVTFGKNVALKGTVIIIANHGDRIDIPPGAVLENKIVSGNLRILDH; encoded by the exons ACTATAGCAAAGCGATGTCTCAGGCCGGTACTTCCCCGTTCCAGGAAGCAATTAGACAAGAACTGGAATATTCCATGAAAGTGGAACTGGACAAAATACTAGCAACAGCACCACAGAATGAGCTAGAG caCACTAAGAAAGACCTGGAAGGGTTTAAAAAGCTCTTTCATAGATTCTTACAAGAAAAAGGACCTTCTGTGGATTGGGGGAAGATCCAGAGACCTCCAGAAGATTCT atACAACCCTATGAGAAGATAAAAGCTAGAGGATTACCTGATAACATAGCTTCTGTTTTAAACAAGCTAGTTGTGGTGAAACTCAATGGTGGCTTGGGTACCAGTATGGGATGTAAAGGCCCCAAAAGCCTTATTGGTGTGCGGAATGAGAATACCTTCCTGGATCTGACTGTTCAGCAAATTGAG CATCTCAACAAAACCTACAATACAGATGTTCCTTTGGTGCTAATGAACTCCTTCAACACTGATGAAGACaccaaaaaaatcttgcaaaaatACAGCCACAGTCGTGTGAAAATCTACACTTTTAATCAAAGCAG GTATCCACGAATTAATAAGGAGTCTTTACTACCAATAGCAAAAGATGTGTCTTACTCGGGAGAGAATACAGAGGCTTGGTATCCCCCAGGCCATGGGGATATCTATGCAAGTTTTTATAATTCTGGATTGCTGGATAATTTTATTACTGAGGGGAAGGAGTACATTTTTGTGTCTAACATAGATAATCTTGGTGCCACTGTTGATCTCTACATTCTTAACCACCTCATGAATCCACCAAATGGAAAACGCTGTGAATTTGTTATGGAGGTCACCAATAAAACAAGGGCAGATGTTAAg GGTGGTACGCTCACACAATATGAAAACAAACTGAGACTGGTAGAAATAGCTCAGGTGCCAAAACCACATGTTGATGAATTCAAGTCTGtttcaaaattcaaaatattcAACACAAACAATCTATGGATTTCATTATCTGCAATTAAGCGGCTACAGGAGCAAAATGCTATTGATATGGAAATTATTGTCAATCCAAAG ACTTTAGATGGTGGTTTAAATGTTATTCAGCTGGAGACTGCTGTTGGTGCTGCTATTAAAAGTTTTGAGAATTCTTTGGGAATAAATGTGCCCCGTAGTCGTTTCCTGCCTGTGAAGACCACATCTGATCTTCTACTTGTGATGTCTAACCTATATAGCCTCAATGCTGGATCTTTAACAATGAGTGAGAAAAGGGAATTTCCTACAGTGCCACTGGTCAAACTGGGAAGCTCTTTCACCAAG gTTCAAGATTACTTGAGGAGGTTTGAAAGTATCCCGGATATGCTTGAACTGGATCATCTTACTGTTTCAGGAGATGTCACATTTGGCAAAAATGTTGCATTAAAG ggaacaGTCATCATTATAGCAAACCATGGTGACAGGATCGATATCCCACCAGGAGCAGTTCTGGAAAACAAAATTGTCTCTGGTAATCTTCGGATCCTGGACCACTAA
- the UGP2 gene encoding UTP--glucose-1-phosphate uridylyltransferase isoform X1, giving the protein MSSFVKDYSKAMSQAGTSPFQEAIRQELEYSMKVELDKILATAPQNELEHTKKDLEGFKKLFHRFLQEKGPSVDWGKIQRPPEDSIQPYEKIKARGLPDNIASVLNKLVVVKLNGGLGTSMGCKGPKSLIGVRNENTFLDLTVQQIEHLNKTYNTDVPLVLMNSFNTDEDTKKILQKYSHSRVKIYTFNQSRYPRINKESLLPIAKDVSYSGENTEAWYPPGHGDIYASFYNSGLLDNFITEGKEYIFVSNIDNLGATVDLYILNHLMNPPNGKRCEFVMEVTNKTRADVKGGTLTQYENKLRLVEIAQVPKPHVDEFKSVSKFKIFNTNNLWISLSAIKRLQEQNAIDMEIIVNPKTLDGGLNVIQLETAVGAAIKSFENSLGINVPRSRFLPVKTTSDLLLVMSNLYSLNAGSLTMSEKREFPTVPLVKLGSSFTKVQDYLRRFESIPDMLELDHLTVSGDVTFGKNVALKGTVIIIANHGDRIDIPPGAVLENKIVSGNLRILDH; this is encoded by the exons ACTATAGCAAAGCGATGTCTCAGGCCGGTACTTCCCCGTTCCAGGAAGCAATTAGACAAGAACTGGAATATTCCATGAAAGTGGAACTGGACAAAATACTAGCAACAGCACCACAGAATGAGCTAGAG caCACTAAGAAAGACCTGGAAGGGTTTAAAAAGCTCTTTCATAGATTCTTACAAGAAAAAGGACCTTCTGTGGATTGGGGGAAGATCCAGAGACCTCCAGAAGATTCT atACAACCCTATGAGAAGATAAAAGCTAGAGGATTACCTGATAACATAGCTTCTGTTTTAAACAAGCTAGTTGTGGTGAAACTCAATGGTGGCTTGGGTACCAGTATGGGATGTAAAGGCCCCAAAAGCCTTATTGGTGTGCGGAATGAGAATACCTTCCTGGATCTGACTGTTCAGCAAATTGAG CATCTCAACAAAACCTACAATACAGATGTTCCTTTGGTGCTAATGAACTCCTTCAACACTGATGAAGACaccaaaaaaatcttgcaaaaatACAGCCACAGTCGTGTGAAAATCTACACTTTTAATCAAAGCAG GTATCCACGAATTAATAAGGAGTCTTTACTACCAATAGCAAAAGATGTGTCTTACTCGGGAGAGAATACAGAGGCTTGGTATCCCCCAGGCCATGGGGATATCTATGCAAGTTTTTATAATTCTGGATTGCTGGATAATTTTATTACTGAGGGGAAGGAGTACATTTTTGTGTCTAACATAGATAATCTTGGTGCCACTGTTGATCTCTACATTCTTAACCACCTCATGAATCCACCAAATGGAAAACGCTGTGAATTTGTTATGGAGGTCACCAATAAAACAAGGGCAGATGTTAAg GGTGGTACGCTCACACAATATGAAAACAAACTGAGACTGGTAGAAATAGCTCAGGTGCCAAAACCACATGTTGATGAATTCAAGTCTGtttcaaaattcaaaatattcAACACAAACAATCTATGGATTTCATTATCTGCAATTAAGCGGCTACAGGAGCAAAATGCTATTGATATGGAAATTATTGTCAATCCAAAG ACTTTAGATGGTGGTTTAAATGTTATTCAGCTGGAGACTGCTGTTGGTGCTGCTATTAAAAGTTTTGAGAATTCTTTGGGAATAAATGTGCCCCGTAGTCGTTTCCTGCCTGTGAAGACCACATCTGATCTTCTACTTGTGATGTCTAACCTATATAGCCTCAATGCTGGATCTTTAACAATGAGTGAGAAAAGGGAATTTCCTACAGTGCCACTGGTCAAACTGGGAAGCTCTTTCACCAAG gTTCAAGATTACTTGAGGAGGTTTGAAAGTATCCCGGATATGCTTGAACTGGATCATCTTACTGTTTCAGGAGATGTCACATTTGGCAAAAATGTTGCATTAAAG ggaacaGTCATCATTATAGCAAACCATGGTGACAGGATCGATATCCCACCAGGAGCAGTTCTGGAAAACAAAATTGTCTCTGGTAATCTTCGGATCCTGGACCACTAA
- the UGP2 gene encoding UTP--glucose-1-phosphate uridylyltransferase isoform X3: MSQAGTSPFQEAIRQELEYSMKVELDKILATAPQNELEHTKKDLEGFKKLFHRFLQEKGPSVDWGKIQRPPEDSIQPYEKIKARGLPDNIASVLNKLVVVKLNGGLGTSMGCKGPKSLIGVRNENTFLDLTVQQIEHLNKTYNTDVPLVLMNSFNTDEDTKKILQKYSHSRVKIYTFNQSRYPRINKESLLPIAKDVSYSGENTEAWYPPGHGDIYASFYNSGLLDNFITEGKEYIFVSNIDNLGATVDLYILNHLMNPPNGKRCEFVMEVTNKTRADVKGGTLTQYENKLRLVEIAQVPKPHVDEFKSVSKFKIFNTNNLWISLSAIKRLQEQNAIDMEIIVNPKTLDGGLNVIQLETAVGAAIKSFENSLGINVPRSRFLPVKTTSDLLLVMSNLYSLNAGSLTMSEKREFPTVPLVKLGSSFTKVQDYLRRFESIPDMLELDHLTVSGDVTFGKNVALKGTVIIIANHGDRIDIPPGAVLENKIVSGNLRILDH, from the exons ATGTCTCAGGCCGGTACTTCCCCGTTCCAGGAAGCAATTAGACAAGAACTGGAATATTCCATGAAAGTGGAACTGGACAAAATACTAGCAACAGCACCACAGAATGAGCTAGAG caCACTAAGAAAGACCTGGAAGGGTTTAAAAAGCTCTTTCATAGATTCTTACAAGAAAAAGGACCTTCTGTGGATTGGGGGAAGATCCAGAGACCTCCAGAAGATTCT atACAACCCTATGAGAAGATAAAAGCTAGAGGATTACCTGATAACATAGCTTCTGTTTTAAACAAGCTAGTTGTGGTGAAACTCAATGGTGGCTTGGGTACCAGTATGGGATGTAAAGGCCCCAAAAGCCTTATTGGTGTGCGGAATGAGAATACCTTCCTGGATCTGACTGTTCAGCAAATTGAG CATCTCAACAAAACCTACAATACAGATGTTCCTTTGGTGCTAATGAACTCCTTCAACACTGATGAAGACaccaaaaaaatcttgcaaaaatACAGCCACAGTCGTGTGAAAATCTACACTTTTAATCAAAGCAG GTATCCACGAATTAATAAGGAGTCTTTACTACCAATAGCAAAAGATGTGTCTTACTCGGGAGAGAATACAGAGGCTTGGTATCCCCCAGGCCATGGGGATATCTATGCAAGTTTTTATAATTCTGGATTGCTGGATAATTTTATTACTGAGGGGAAGGAGTACATTTTTGTGTCTAACATAGATAATCTTGGTGCCACTGTTGATCTCTACATTCTTAACCACCTCATGAATCCACCAAATGGAAAACGCTGTGAATTTGTTATGGAGGTCACCAATAAAACAAGGGCAGATGTTAAg GGTGGTACGCTCACACAATATGAAAACAAACTGAGACTGGTAGAAATAGCTCAGGTGCCAAAACCACATGTTGATGAATTCAAGTCTGtttcaaaattcaaaatattcAACACAAACAATCTATGGATTTCATTATCTGCAATTAAGCGGCTACAGGAGCAAAATGCTATTGATATGGAAATTATTGTCAATCCAAAG ACTTTAGATGGTGGTTTAAATGTTATTCAGCTGGAGACTGCTGTTGGTGCTGCTATTAAAAGTTTTGAGAATTCTTTGGGAATAAATGTGCCCCGTAGTCGTTTCCTGCCTGTGAAGACCACATCTGATCTTCTACTTGTGATGTCTAACCTATATAGCCTCAATGCTGGATCTTTAACAATGAGTGAGAAAAGGGAATTTCCTACAGTGCCACTGGTCAAACTGGGAAGCTCTTTCACCAAG gTTCAAGATTACTTGAGGAGGTTTGAAAGTATCCCGGATATGCTTGAACTGGATCATCTTACTGTTTCAGGAGATGTCACATTTGGCAAAAATGTTGCATTAAAG ggaacaGTCATCATTATAGCAAACCATGGTGACAGGATCGATATCCCACCAGGAGCAGTTCTGGAAAACAAAATTGTCTCTGGTAATCTTCGGATCCTGGACCACTAA